The Solanum lycopersicum chromosome 9, SLM_r2.1 genome window below encodes:
- the LOC101264860 gene encoding acylamino-acid-releasing enzyme-like isoform X2 yields MLCIYTYNLSDCSEMENAEASPLKRSPRGLDETSEEDYSSLSNLLQHFASIPTVDKAWTFKSTSGSQCMFSISQPNLLANQNRRYILSSHISKGTNGVIFEWAAFPIEMPSGSIMVPSPSGSKLLVVRNLEKDSPTTFEIWGPSRVEKEFHVSSSVHGSVYSDGWFEGISWNDDETFVAYVAEESASSKPVFTNSGYKKGSSSDMECGSWKGQGDWEEDWGETYPGKREPAIFVLNVNSGEVHHVEGTNNLSVGQVIWAPASRGLQQYLVFVGWPSDTRKLGIKYCYNRPCALYAVRAPFSKSEDREPGTNAIKEASPVKLTERISSAFFPRFSPDGKALMFLSAKCSVDTWAHSATQSLHRVDWSIDGKPTADADIVDVVPVVMCPEDGCFPGLYSVKLLSKPWLSDGYTMIFSSVWGSTEVILSVNMSSGKMSRISPGNSSFSWTLLALDGDNIIAVSSSPSDVPEIKYGSIVGNSSADALASWQNISSPIYRCSEKVTSLLSSRQSSIIKIPVRNITENLTAGANKPYESVFISSKRKSHDLCDPLIVVLHGGPHFISLSSFSKSLAFLSSIGYSLLIVNYRGSLGFGEEALQSLPGKIGSQDVNDVLAAIDHVIDMGLADPSKITVLGGSHGGFLTTHLIGQAPDKFAAAATRNPVCSLPLMVGTADIPDWCYAETFGHLGKSMYTEAPSSEHLAVFHSKSPIAHISKVKTPILFLLGAKDLRVPICTGLQYARALKEKGSEVKVLVFPEDNHAIDRPQSDFESFLNIGVWFKKHCK; encoded by the exons ATGCTATGCATATATACTT ACAATTTGTCAGATTGCTCAGAAATGGAAAATGCTGAAGCCAGTCCTCTCAAAAGATCCCCTCGGGGTTTGGATGAAACCTCGGAGGAAGACTACTCTTCTCTGTCTAATCTACTCCAACATTTTGCTAGCATCCCTACTGTTGACAAGGCATGGACTTTCAAATCTACCAGTG GTTCCCAGTGTATGTTCTCAATCAGCCAGCCAAATCTACTGGCCAACCAGAACAGGAGATACATATTATCTAGTCATATTTCGAAGGGAACAAATGGTGTAATCTTTGAGTGGGCTGCCTTCCCTATTGAGATGCCTAGCGGGTCTATAATGGTTCCATCACCTTCAGGTTCAAAGCTTCTTGTTGTtagaaatcttgaaaaagattcTCCAACCACATTCGAGATTTGGGGTCCATCTCGAGTCGAAAAGGAGTTCCATGTCTCGTCCTCTGTCCATGGCTCTGTATATTCAGATGGATG GTTTGAGGGAATTTCGTGGAATGATGATGAAACCTTTGTTGCATACGTCGCTGAGGAGTCAGCTTCCTCTAAACCCGTGTTCACGAATTCAGGCTACAAGAAAGGGAGTTCTTCAGATATGGAATGTGGTAGCTGGAAAGGTCAAGGGGATTGGGAAGAGGACTGGGGTGAAACCTACCCTGGAAAAAGAGAACCTGCAATTTTCGTGCTCAATGTTAACAG TGGAGAAGTACATCATGTTGAAGGAACAAATAATCTTAGTGTTGGACAAGTTATATGGGCTCCAGCTTCTAGAGGCTTGCAGCAATATCTGGTTTTCGTTGGTTGGCCATCAGATACTAGAAAGTTAGGCATTAAGTATTGCTATAACAGGCCGTGTGCCTTGTATGCTGTTAGAGCTCCATTTTCAAAATCAGAAGATCGTGAACCCGG AACAAATGCAATCAAAGAAGCATCTCCAGTTAAGCTGACAGAAAGAATAAGTAGTGCGTTCTTTCCTCGTTTCAG CCCAGATGGAAAGGCCCTTATGTTTCTGTCTGCAAAATGTTCTGTAGACACTTGGGCACATTCTGCAACTCAATCACTTCATAGAGTTGATTGGTCCATAGATGGAAAGCCCACCGCAGATGCTGACATTGTTGACGTG GTTCCTGTTGTGATGTGTCCTGAAGATGGATGCTTCCCTGGACTCTATAGTGTTAAGCTTCTAAGTAAACCTTGGCTTTCTGATGGATATACCATGATTTTTTCTTCTGTATGGGGCAGCACTGAAGTAATACTTTCAGTGAACATGTCGAG TGGAAAGATGTCGCGCATTAGCCCTGGAAACTCTAGCTTCTCTTGGACCTTGCTTGCACTAGACGGTGATAACATTATTGCTG TCAGTAGCAGTCCCTCCGATGTTCCTGAAATCAAGTACGGTAGCATTGTTGGAAATTCATCTGCAGATGCCTTAGCAAGTTGGCAAAATATTTCAAGCCCCATATATAGATGCTCTGAAAAG GTCACTTCTCTACTGTCATCCCGCCAATCTAGTATTATCAAAATTCCAGTCAGGAATATCACTGAGAACCTTACTGCAG GTGCCAACAAGCCGTATGAGTCTGTCTTCATATCCTCCAAGCGTAAGAGCCATGATCTATGTGATCCGCTAATTGTAGTCCTTCATGGGGGTCCTCACTTCATTTCATTGTCAAGCTTCTCGAAATCCTTAGCTTTCCTTTCCTCAATCGGTTACAGCTTGTTGATTGTTAATTACAG AGGCTCCTTGGGTTTTGGTGAGGAAGCACTGCAATCTCTTCCGGGCAAAATTGGATCGCAG GATGTTAATGATGTACTAGCTGCTATAGATCATGTCATAGATATGGGACTTGCTGATCCATCTAAAATAACTGTCCTCGGTGGTTCCCATGGTGGATTCCTGACAACACACTTGATTGGCCAG GCACCCGATAAGTTTGCTGCTGCAGCTACTAGGAACCCTGTCTGCAGCCTTCCTTTGATGGTTGGAACAGCTGATATTCCTGATTGGTGCTATGCAGAGACGTTTGGACATCTCGGAAAATCAATGTATACTGAAGCCCCATCGTCTGAACACCTTGCTGTCTTTCACAGCAAATCACCAATAGCACACATCTCCAAG GTCAAAACTCCTATACTCTTCTTGCTAGGTGCCAAGGACCTTCGTGTACCAATATGTACCGGCTTGCAA TATGCACGTGCGTTGAAGGAGAAAGGATCTGAGGTAAAGGTGCTGGTGTTTCCAGAGGACAATCATGCAATTGATAG GCCACAGTCTGATTTCGAAAGCTTTCTTAACATTGGAGTGTGGTTCAAGAAGCACTGCAAATAG
- the LOC101264860 gene encoding acylamino-acid-releasing enzyme-like isoform X1 has protein sequence MLPYAMHIYLYVMHTGIYNMFYDNLSDCSEMENAEASPLKRSPRGLDETSEEDYSSLSNLLQHFASIPTVDKAWTFKSTSGSQCMFSISQPNLLANQNRRYILSSHISKGTNGVIFEWAAFPIEMPSGSIMVPSPSGSKLLVVRNLEKDSPTTFEIWGPSRVEKEFHVSSSVHGSVYSDGWFEGISWNDDETFVAYVAEESASSKPVFTNSGYKKGSSSDMECGSWKGQGDWEEDWGETYPGKREPAIFVLNVNSGEVHHVEGTNNLSVGQVIWAPASRGLQQYLVFVGWPSDTRKLGIKYCYNRPCALYAVRAPFSKSEDREPGTNAIKEASPVKLTERISSAFFPRFSPDGKALMFLSAKCSVDTWAHSATQSLHRVDWSIDGKPTADADIVDVVPVVMCPEDGCFPGLYSVKLLSKPWLSDGYTMIFSSVWGSTEVILSVNMSSGKMSRISPGNSSFSWTLLALDGDNIIAVSSSPSDVPEIKYGSIVGNSSADALASWQNISSPIYRCSEKVTSLLSSRQSSIIKIPVRNITENLTAGANKPYESVFISSKRKSHDLCDPLIVVLHGGPHFISLSSFSKSLAFLSSIGYSLLIVNYRGSLGFGEEALQSLPGKIGSQDVNDVLAAIDHVIDMGLADPSKITVLGGSHGGFLTTHLIGQAPDKFAAAATRNPVCSLPLMVGTADIPDWCYAETFGHLGKSMYTEAPSSEHLAVFHSKSPIAHISKVKTPILFLLGAKDLRVPICTGLQYARALKEKGSEVKVLVFPEDNHAIDRPQSDFESFLNIGVWFKKHCK, from the exons ATGTTACCTTATGCTATGCATATATACTTGTATGTGATGCACACTGGtatttataacatgttttatG ACAATTTGTCAGATTGCTCAGAAATGGAAAATGCTGAAGCCAGTCCTCTCAAAAGATCCCCTCGGGGTTTGGATGAAACCTCGGAGGAAGACTACTCTTCTCTGTCTAATCTACTCCAACATTTTGCTAGCATCCCTACTGTTGACAAGGCATGGACTTTCAAATCTACCAGTG GTTCCCAGTGTATGTTCTCAATCAGCCAGCCAAATCTACTGGCCAACCAGAACAGGAGATACATATTATCTAGTCATATTTCGAAGGGAACAAATGGTGTAATCTTTGAGTGGGCTGCCTTCCCTATTGAGATGCCTAGCGGGTCTATAATGGTTCCATCACCTTCAGGTTCAAAGCTTCTTGTTGTtagaaatcttgaaaaagattcTCCAACCACATTCGAGATTTGGGGTCCATCTCGAGTCGAAAAGGAGTTCCATGTCTCGTCCTCTGTCCATGGCTCTGTATATTCAGATGGATG GTTTGAGGGAATTTCGTGGAATGATGATGAAACCTTTGTTGCATACGTCGCTGAGGAGTCAGCTTCCTCTAAACCCGTGTTCACGAATTCAGGCTACAAGAAAGGGAGTTCTTCAGATATGGAATGTGGTAGCTGGAAAGGTCAAGGGGATTGGGAAGAGGACTGGGGTGAAACCTACCCTGGAAAAAGAGAACCTGCAATTTTCGTGCTCAATGTTAACAG TGGAGAAGTACATCATGTTGAAGGAACAAATAATCTTAGTGTTGGACAAGTTATATGGGCTCCAGCTTCTAGAGGCTTGCAGCAATATCTGGTTTTCGTTGGTTGGCCATCAGATACTAGAAAGTTAGGCATTAAGTATTGCTATAACAGGCCGTGTGCCTTGTATGCTGTTAGAGCTCCATTTTCAAAATCAGAAGATCGTGAACCCGG AACAAATGCAATCAAAGAAGCATCTCCAGTTAAGCTGACAGAAAGAATAAGTAGTGCGTTCTTTCCTCGTTTCAG CCCAGATGGAAAGGCCCTTATGTTTCTGTCTGCAAAATGTTCTGTAGACACTTGGGCACATTCTGCAACTCAATCACTTCATAGAGTTGATTGGTCCATAGATGGAAAGCCCACCGCAGATGCTGACATTGTTGACGTG GTTCCTGTTGTGATGTGTCCTGAAGATGGATGCTTCCCTGGACTCTATAGTGTTAAGCTTCTAAGTAAACCTTGGCTTTCTGATGGATATACCATGATTTTTTCTTCTGTATGGGGCAGCACTGAAGTAATACTTTCAGTGAACATGTCGAG TGGAAAGATGTCGCGCATTAGCCCTGGAAACTCTAGCTTCTCTTGGACCTTGCTTGCACTAGACGGTGATAACATTATTGCTG TCAGTAGCAGTCCCTCCGATGTTCCTGAAATCAAGTACGGTAGCATTGTTGGAAATTCATCTGCAGATGCCTTAGCAAGTTGGCAAAATATTTCAAGCCCCATATATAGATGCTCTGAAAAG GTCACTTCTCTACTGTCATCCCGCCAATCTAGTATTATCAAAATTCCAGTCAGGAATATCACTGAGAACCTTACTGCAG GTGCCAACAAGCCGTATGAGTCTGTCTTCATATCCTCCAAGCGTAAGAGCCATGATCTATGTGATCCGCTAATTGTAGTCCTTCATGGGGGTCCTCACTTCATTTCATTGTCAAGCTTCTCGAAATCCTTAGCTTTCCTTTCCTCAATCGGTTACAGCTTGTTGATTGTTAATTACAG AGGCTCCTTGGGTTTTGGTGAGGAAGCACTGCAATCTCTTCCGGGCAAAATTGGATCGCAG GATGTTAATGATGTACTAGCTGCTATAGATCATGTCATAGATATGGGACTTGCTGATCCATCTAAAATAACTGTCCTCGGTGGTTCCCATGGTGGATTCCTGACAACACACTTGATTGGCCAG GCACCCGATAAGTTTGCTGCTGCAGCTACTAGGAACCCTGTCTGCAGCCTTCCTTTGATGGTTGGAACAGCTGATATTCCTGATTGGTGCTATGCAGAGACGTTTGGACATCTCGGAAAATCAATGTATACTGAAGCCCCATCGTCTGAACACCTTGCTGTCTTTCACAGCAAATCACCAATAGCACACATCTCCAAG GTCAAAACTCCTATACTCTTCTTGCTAGGTGCCAAGGACCTTCGTGTACCAATATGTACCGGCTTGCAA TATGCACGTGCGTTGAAGGAGAAAGGATCTGAGGTAAAGGTGCTGGTGTTTCCAGAGGACAATCATGCAATTGATAG GCCACAGTCTGATTTCGAAAGCTTTCTTAACATTGGAGTGTGGTTCAAGAAGCACTGCAAATAG
- the LOC101264860 gene encoding acylamino-acid-releasing enzyme-like isoform X3, which yields MENAEASPLKRSPRGLDETSEEDYSSLSNLLQHFASIPTVDKAWTFKSTSGSQCMFSISQPNLLANQNRRYILSSHISKGTNGVIFEWAAFPIEMPSGSIMVPSPSGSKLLVVRNLEKDSPTTFEIWGPSRVEKEFHVSSSVHGSVYSDGWFEGISWNDDETFVAYVAEESASSKPVFTNSGYKKGSSSDMECGSWKGQGDWEEDWGETYPGKREPAIFVLNVNSGEVHHVEGTNNLSVGQVIWAPASRGLQQYLVFVGWPSDTRKLGIKYCYNRPCALYAVRAPFSKSEDREPGTNAIKEASPVKLTERISSAFFPRFSPDGKALMFLSAKCSVDTWAHSATQSLHRVDWSIDGKPTADADIVDVVPVVMCPEDGCFPGLYSVKLLSKPWLSDGYTMIFSSVWGSTEVILSVNMSSGKMSRISPGNSSFSWTLLALDGDNIIAVSSSPSDVPEIKYGSIVGNSSADALASWQNISSPIYRCSEKVTSLLSSRQSSIIKIPVRNITENLTAGANKPYESVFISSKRKSHDLCDPLIVVLHGGPHFISLSSFSKSLAFLSSIGYSLLIVNYRGSLGFGEEALQSLPGKIGSQDVNDVLAAIDHVIDMGLADPSKITVLGGSHGGFLTTHLIGQAPDKFAAAATRNPVCSLPLMVGTADIPDWCYAETFGHLGKSMYTEAPSSEHLAVFHSKSPIAHISKVKTPILFLLGAKDLRVPICTGLQYARALKEKGSEVKVLVFPEDNHAIDRPQSDFESFLNIGVWFKKHCK from the exons ATGGAAAATGCTGAAGCCAGTCCTCTCAAAAGATCCCCTCGGGGTTTGGATGAAACCTCGGAGGAAGACTACTCTTCTCTGTCTAATCTACTCCAACATTTTGCTAGCATCCCTACTGTTGACAAGGCATGGACTTTCAAATCTACCAGTG GTTCCCAGTGTATGTTCTCAATCAGCCAGCCAAATCTACTGGCCAACCAGAACAGGAGATACATATTATCTAGTCATATTTCGAAGGGAACAAATGGTGTAATCTTTGAGTGGGCTGCCTTCCCTATTGAGATGCCTAGCGGGTCTATAATGGTTCCATCACCTTCAGGTTCAAAGCTTCTTGTTGTtagaaatcttgaaaaagattcTCCAACCACATTCGAGATTTGGGGTCCATCTCGAGTCGAAAAGGAGTTCCATGTCTCGTCCTCTGTCCATGGCTCTGTATATTCAGATGGATG GTTTGAGGGAATTTCGTGGAATGATGATGAAACCTTTGTTGCATACGTCGCTGAGGAGTCAGCTTCCTCTAAACCCGTGTTCACGAATTCAGGCTACAAGAAAGGGAGTTCTTCAGATATGGAATGTGGTAGCTGGAAAGGTCAAGGGGATTGGGAAGAGGACTGGGGTGAAACCTACCCTGGAAAAAGAGAACCTGCAATTTTCGTGCTCAATGTTAACAG TGGAGAAGTACATCATGTTGAAGGAACAAATAATCTTAGTGTTGGACAAGTTATATGGGCTCCAGCTTCTAGAGGCTTGCAGCAATATCTGGTTTTCGTTGGTTGGCCATCAGATACTAGAAAGTTAGGCATTAAGTATTGCTATAACAGGCCGTGTGCCTTGTATGCTGTTAGAGCTCCATTTTCAAAATCAGAAGATCGTGAACCCGG AACAAATGCAATCAAAGAAGCATCTCCAGTTAAGCTGACAGAAAGAATAAGTAGTGCGTTCTTTCCTCGTTTCAG CCCAGATGGAAAGGCCCTTATGTTTCTGTCTGCAAAATGTTCTGTAGACACTTGGGCACATTCTGCAACTCAATCACTTCATAGAGTTGATTGGTCCATAGATGGAAAGCCCACCGCAGATGCTGACATTGTTGACGTG GTTCCTGTTGTGATGTGTCCTGAAGATGGATGCTTCCCTGGACTCTATAGTGTTAAGCTTCTAAGTAAACCTTGGCTTTCTGATGGATATACCATGATTTTTTCTTCTGTATGGGGCAGCACTGAAGTAATACTTTCAGTGAACATGTCGAG TGGAAAGATGTCGCGCATTAGCCCTGGAAACTCTAGCTTCTCTTGGACCTTGCTTGCACTAGACGGTGATAACATTATTGCTG TCAGTAGCAGTCCCTCCGATGTTCCTGAAATCAAGTACGGTAGCATTGTTGGAAATTCATCTGCAGATGCCTTAGCAAGTTGGCAAAATATTTCAAGCCCCATATATAGATGCTCTGAAAAG GTCACTTCTCTACTGTCATCCCGCCAATCTAGTATTATCAAAATTCCAGTCAGGAATATCACTGAGAACCTTACTGCAG GTGCCAACAAGCCGTATGAGTCTGTCTTCATATCCTCCAAGCGTAAGAGCCATGATCTATGTGATCCGCTAATTGTAGTCCTTCATGGGGGTCCTCACTTCATTTCATTGTCAAGCTTCTCGAAATCCTTAGCTTTCCTTTCCTCAATCGGTTACAGCTTGTTGATTGTTAATTACAG AGGCTCCTTGGGTTTTGGTGAGGAAGCACTGCAATCTCTTCCGGGCAAAATTGGATCGCAG GATGTTAATGATGTACTAGCTGCTATAGATCATGTCATAGATATGGGACTTGCTGATCCATCTAAAATAACTGTCCTCGGTGGTTCCCATGGTGGATTCCTGACAACACACTTGATTGGCCAG GCACCCGATAAGTTTGCTGCTGCAGCTACTAGGAACCCTGTCTGCAGCCTTCCTTTGATGGTTGGAACAGCTGATATTCCTGATTGGTGCTATGCAGAGACGTTTGGACATCTCGGAAAATCAATGTATACTGAAGCCCCATCGTCTGAACACCTTGCTGTCTTTCACAGCAAATCACCAATAGCACACATCTCCAAG GTCAAAACTCCTATACTCTTCTTGCTAGGTGCCAAGGACCTTCGTGTACCAATATGTACCGGCTTGCAA TATGCACGTGCGTTGAAGGAGAAAGGATCTGAGGTAAAGGTGCTGGTGTTTCCAGAGGACAATCATGCAATTGATAG GCCACAGTCTGATTTCGAAAGCTTTCTTAACATTGGAGTGTGGTTCAAGAAGCACTGCAAATAG
- the LOC101258489 gene encoding F-box/kelch-repeat protein At3g23880 isoform X1 yields the protein MSDLPVELVTEILSQGDEAISRHPKRSNPENPAQFQSVSSKDSVLPMPKLHVESVIEILSQGDEVVSRHPKRSNPENPSQLPAVSSKDSVLPMPNLPVELVTEILLRLPVKSLLQFRSVSKPWHFLISRPEFVKNHLLLSASNKDYTHHRVMFKVASSANYGIRDCSLSSLLHHPVTEAIDLDYPGKYPKDHRYPVIVGSVNGLICLSISLFNGVQELYLWNPSIRKYNRLPNYRVHRPRGYCLEERRGKCNFGFGYDELKDDYKVVGIFPVYKRMQLCRVEVHIYSLRSNSWRRINDSALDFLHVSGKLVNRKLYWLQTCGNISSIDLGNEKWTEIEKPSNFKEYGHFVLGVLGSDLSVLCNYKNCHADVWIMKECEVKASWTKMLTICAENDGMLHIREPPFLVTNEGDILLEIGSHMAIYNPKDNSFRYLDVTNFAPYIEAGIYIKSLVCPFSHKGQRMQNQRKFL from the coding sequence ATGTCTGATCTTCCCGTAGAGCTGGTAACTGAAATCTTGTCCCAAGGAGATGAAGCCATCTCTCGACACCCAAAACGGAGCAATCCCGAAAACCCTGCTCAATTTCAATCCGTTTCTAGCAAAGATTCAGTCTTGCCAATGCCTAAGCTTCATGTAGAGTCTGTCATTGAAATCTTGTCCCAAGGAGATGAAGTTGTCTCTCGACACCCAAAACGGAGCAATCCCGAAAACCCTAGTCAATTACCAGCTGTTTCAAGCAAAGATTCAGTCTTGCCGATGCCCAATCTTCCTGTAGAGCTCGTCACTGAAATCTTGTTAAGGCTTCCGGTGAAATCCCTCTTACAATTCAGGTCTGTGTCAAAACCTTGGCATTTCTTAATCTCTAGACCTGAATTTGTGAAGAACCATCTCTTATTATCCGCTAGTAACAAGGACTACACCCACCATAGAGTTATGTTTAAGGTTGCTAGTAGTGCTAACTATGGTATCAGAGACTGTTCTCTTAGTTCTTTACTTCACCATCCTGTAACGGAGGCAATTGACTTGGATTATCCAGGTAAATATCCCAAAGACCATCGCTATCCTGTGATTGTGGGTTCTGTCAATGGATTGATTTGCCTTTCCATTAGTCTATTTAACGGAGTACAAGAATTGTATCTGTGGAATCCATCAATTAGAAAGTATAATAGACTGCCTAATTATAGAGTTCATCGACCCCGTGGTTACTGTTTGGAGGAACGCCGTGGTAAGTGCAACTTTGGTTTTGGATATGATGAGCTCAAAGATGATTACAAGGTAGTGGGCATTTTCCCTGTTTACAAACGTATGCAGCTGTGTCGTGTTGAGGTCCATATATATAGTCTAAGAAGTAATTCTTGGAGACGTATAAACGACTCTGCTTTGGATTTTTTGCATGTTTCGGGCAAGCTTGTGAATAGAAAACTTTATTGGCTTCAAACCTGCGGGAATATCAGTTCTATTGACTTGGGTAATGAGAAATGGACAGAGATAGAAAAGCCTTCCAATTTTAAGGAATATGGTCATTTCGTACTAGGAGTGCTTGGAAGTGATCTTTCTGTGTTGTGTAATTACAAGAATTGTCATGCAGATGTTTGGATTATGAAGGAGTGTGAAGTAAAAGCATCTTGGACAAAGATGCTTACTATCTGTGCTGAAAATGACGGTATGCTACATATACGTGAACCACCCTTTTTAGTGACAAATGAAGGTGATATTTTACTTGAAATTGGATCACATATGGCGATATATAATCCAAAGGATAATTCATTCAGATATCTAGATGTTACTAACTTTGCTCCATATATTGAGGCAGGAATCTACATTAAGAGTCTAGTTTGTCCCTTTTCACACAAGGGACAACGCATGCAAAACCAACGGAAGTTCCTCTAA
- the LOC101258489 gene encoding F-box/kelch-repeat protein At3g23880 isoform X2: MSDLPVELVTEILSQGDEAISRHPKRSNPENPAQFQSVSSKDSVLPMPKLHVESVIEILSQGDEVVSRHPKRSNPENPSQLPAVSSKDSVLPMPNLPVELVTEILLRLPVKSLLQFRSVSKPWHFLISRPEFVKNHLLLSASNKDYTHHRVMFKVASSANYGIRDCSLSSLLHHPVTEAIDLDYPGKYPKDHRYPVIVGSVNGLICLSISLFNGVQELYLWNPSIRKYNRLPNYRVHRPRGYCLEERRGKCNFGFGYDELKDDYKVVGIFPVYKRMQLCRVEVHIYSLRSNSWRRINDSALDFLHVSGKLVNRKLYWLQTCGNISSIDLGNEKWTEIEKPSNFKEYGHFVLGVLGSDLSVLCNYKNCHADVWIMKECEVKASWTKMLTICAENDGMLHIREPPFLVTNEGIYIKSLVCPFSHKGQRMQNQRKFL; this comes from the exons ATGTCTGATCTTCCCGTAGAGCTGGTAACTGAAATCTTGTCCCAAGGAGATGAAGCCATCTCTCGACACCCAAAACGGAGCAATCCCGAAAACCCTGCTCAATTTCAATCCGTTTCTAGCAAAGATTCAGTCTTGCCAATGCCTAAGCTTCATGTAGAGTCTGTCATTGAAATCTTGTCCCAAGGAGATGAAGTTGTCTCTCGACACCCAAAACGGAGCAATCCCGAAAACCCTAGTCAATTACCAGCTGTTTCAAGCAAAGATTCAGTCTTGCCGATGCCCAATCTTCCTGTAGAGCTCGTCACTGAAATCTTGTTAAGGCTTCCGGTGAAATCCCTCTTACAATTCAGGTCTGTGTCAAAACCTTGGCATTTCTTAATCTCTAGACCTGAATTTGTGAAGAACCATCTCTTATTATCCGCTAGTAACAAGGACTACACCCACCATAGAGTTATGTTTAAGGTTGCTAGTAGTGCTAACTATGGTATCAGAGACTGTTCTCTTAGTTCTTTACTTCACCATCCTGTAACGGAGGCAATTGACTTGGATTATCCAGGTAAATATCCCAAAGACCATCGCTATCCTGTGATTGTGGGTTCTGTCAATGGATTGATTTGCCTTTCCATTAGTCTATTTAACGGAGTACAAGAATTGTATCTGTGGAATCCATCAATTAGAAAGTATAATAGACTGCCTAATTATAGAGTTCATCGACCCCGTGGTTACTGTTTGGAGGAACGCCGTGGTAAGTGCAACTTTGGTTTTGGATATGATGAGCTCAAAGATGATTACAAGGTAGTGGGCATTTTCCCTGTTTACAAACGTATGCAGCTGTGTCGTGTTGAGGTCCATATATATAGTCTAAGAAGTAATTCTTGGAGACGTATAAACGACTCTGCTTTGGATTTTTTGCATGTTTCGGGCAAGCTTGTGAATAGAAAACTTTATTGGCTTCAAACCTGCGGGAATATCAGTTCTATTGACTTGGGTAATGAGAAATGGACAGAGATAGAAAAGCCTTCCAATTTTAAGGAATATGGTCATTTCGTACTAGGAGTGCTTGGAAGTGATCTTTCTGTGTTGTGTAATTACAAGAATTGTCATGCAGATGTTTGGATTATGAAGGAGTGTGAAGTAAAAGCATCTTGGACAAAGATGCTTACTATCTGTGCTGAAAATGACGGTATGCTACATATACGTGAACCACCCTTTTTAGTGACAAATGAAG GAATCTACATTAAGAGTCTAGTTTGTCCCTTTTCACACAAGGGACAACGCATGCAAAACCAACGGAAGTTCCTCTAA